In the genome of Flavobacterium panacagri, one region contains:
- a CDS encoding M28 family peptidase: MRKNQTSILAIVCVLALLGIICATMMPQGINKDDEALAEFSTERALNQVEIIAQKPHYVGSTNHELVANYLKLELNRIGLETSVQEGYTLNDRGLLVKSKNILARIKGTNNTKALLLLSHYDSAPHSFSKGASDDASGVATILEGVRAFLYSKHPQKNDIIILFSDAEELGLNGAALFVNQHPWAKDVGVVLNFEARGSSGPSYMLMETTKGNEAMVKAFSDAKTSYPVSNSLMYSIYKMLPNDTDLTVFREQGNIQGYNFAFIDGHFNYHTQQDDVQHLSKTTLAHQGTYIMPLIKYLSNIDLTKTESTEDNVYFSAPFSFISYPFSWVMPMTLIAFGLLALFIFIGKVKRIITFREIFRGFVPLLGSIIIAGLVTFLGWKLILEIYPQYSDLLNGFTYNGHAYIGAFVTLSIAICFAFYHHFSEAKITMNHFVAPLLLWIIINGFLANSLTGAGFLIIPVYFGILLFGIFIFTQHYSLGVNLIFSIPALAIIAPFIVMFPVGLGLKILFGSAILTVLLFGLLLPIFGDFARKGIWTVVFFLASISFFIYAGYHSDYEPGKAKSNSLLYVYNADNNSAVWTTYDKNLDDWTKSYVGEKNQKAVGLNSLPLASKYNSTFTYSAIAPVVDVPKPTIQFLRDSVIGNNRYLKIRITPNRKVNRYDIYANPKMTFYNFKANGVATSGEKGNRLQREDSKILCYYVVGNEPLEMEFYINKSSIFDMDLIESSFDLMSNPLLNVKPRENWMMPTPFVLNDAILIQQKIKRYVAPVKPIETAPVVDSSAVSKDSIKPVALPE; the protein is encoded by the coding sequence ATGAGAAAAAACCAAACCTCAATTCTAGCCATTGTCTGTGTCTTAGCTCTGCTGGGCATTATATGCGCCACCATGATGCCGCAAGGAATCAATAAAGATGATGAAGCACTCGCGGAATTCTCAACCGAAAGAGCTTTAAACCAAGTCGAAATTATTGCGCAAAAGCCCCATTATGTCGGATCGACAAATCATGAACTAGTTGCCAATTATTTAAAACTCGAATTAAACAGAATTGGTTTAGAAACTAGTGTTCAGGAAGGTTATACTTTAAACGACAGAGGCCTTTTAGTAAAATCTAAAAATATTTTAGCAAGAATAAAAGGAACTAACAATACCAAAGCACTTTTACTTCTTTCTCATTACGATAGTGCTCCACATTCTTTCTCAAAAGGAGCAAGCGACGACGCTTCGGGTGTCGCAACAATTTTAGAAGGTGTTCGTGCCTTTTTATATTCTAAACATCCTCAGAAAAATGACATCATCATTTTATTTTCAGATGCCGAAGAATTAGGTCTAAATGGAGCTGCTCTTTTTGTGAATCAGCATCCGTGGGCAAAAGATGTTGGTGTGGTTTTAAACTTTGAAGCCCGCGGAAGTTCTGGACCAAGCTATATGCTAATGGAAACCACAAAAGGAAATGAAGCCATGGTAAAAGCATTTTCTGATGCCAAAACTTCTTATCCAGTTTCCAATTCATTGATGTACAGTATTTACAAAATGCTTCCAAACGATACTGATTTAACTGTTTTTAGAGAACAAGGAAATATTCAGGGTTACAACTTTGCATTTATAGATGGACATTTTAACTATCATACACAGCAAGACGATGTTCAGCATTTGAGCAAAACTACTTTAGCACATCAGGGCACTTACATCATGCCTTTGATCAAATATTTGAGCAACATTGATTTAACTAAAACAGAATCTACTGAAGATAATGTATATTTCAGTGCTCCGTTTTCATTCATAAGTTATCCTTTTTCCTGGGTAATGCCAATGACATTAATTGCTTTTGGATTATTGGCTTTATTTATTTTCATCGGAAAGGTAAAAAGAATCATCACTTTCAGAGAAATATTCAGAGGATTTGTACCTCTTTTGGGATCTATAATCATTGCTGGTTTAGTTACCTTTTTAGGATGGAAACTGATTTTGGAAATCTATCCGCAATATTCTGATCTTTTAAACGGATTTACCTATAACGGACACGCTTATATTGGCGCTTTTGTCACTTTAAGTATTGCAATTTGTTTTGCTTTCTACCATCATTTTTCTGAAGCTAAAATTACCATGAATCATTTCGTGGCTCCTCTTTTACTTTGGATTATCATTAATGGATTTTTAGCAAACAGCTTAACAGGCGCAGGATTTTTAATCATTCCTGTTTATTTTGGAATTCTATTGTTCGGAATATTTATTTTCACACAGCATTATAGTTTGGGAGTCAATTTAATTTTCAGTATTCCAGCTTTGGCGATCATTGCACCGTTTATTGTAATGTTTCCAGTTGGCCTAGGACTTAAAATTCTATTCGGAAGTGCTATTTTAACCGTTTTGTTATTTGGATTATTATTGCCAATATTTGGAGATTTTGCCCGAAAAGGAATTTGGACTGTGGTTTTCTTCCTTGCTTCTATCTCTTTTTTCATCTATGCAGGATATCATTCTGATTATGAACCAGGCAAAGCCAAATCAAACAGTTTATTATATGTTTATAATGCTGACAACAATTCTGCCGTATGGACAACTTATGACAAAAACCTTGATGACTGGACAAAATCTTATGTAGGCGAAAAGAATCAAAAAGCAGTGGGTTTAAATTCACTTCCATTGGCAAGTAAATACAATTCAACATTTACTTATAGCGCTATCGCACCAGTTGTTGATGTTCCTAAACCAACAATTCAGTTTTTAAGAGACAGCGTAATTGGAAATAACCGATATCTGAAAATCAGAATCACACCAAACAGAAAAGTAAACCGTTACGATATCTACGCCAATCCAAAAATGACGTTTTATAACTTTAAAGCAAATGGTGTAGCCACTTCCGGAGAAAAAGGAAATCGTTTACAACGCGAAGACAGCAAAATTCTTTGTTACTATGTTGTAGGCAATGAACCTTTGGAAATGGAATTCTACATCAACAAATCGTCTATTTTTGATATGGATTTAATTGAAAGTTCATTTGATTTAATGTCAAATCCACTTCTAAATGTTAAACCAAGAGAAAACTGGATGATGCCGACTCCTTTTGTTTTAAATGACGCTATTCTAATTCAGCAGAAAATAAAAAGATATGTTGCTCCAGTAAAACCAATCGAAACGGCTCCTGTTGTAGACAGTTCAGCGGTTTCAAAAGACAGTATAAAACCAGTTGCATTACCAGAATAA
- a CDS encoding rhodanese-like domain-containing protein: METQIKHYENKLAFEMDPSDLFDALNDGEKIVVIDARRAFGYDEEHIPNAINMPHREMNLETTQHLDKEILYVVYCTGIGCNASTKGSLNMTKLGFKVKELIGGLEWWKIDGFSTEGTKGVKEGLKVECAC; encoded by the coding sequence ATGGAAACACAAATTAAACATTACGAGAATAAGTTAGCTTTTGAAATGGATCCTTCAGACTTATTTGACGCTTTAAACGATGGCGAAAAAATAGTAGTAATCGATGCCCGAAGAGCTTTTGGTTATGATGAAGAGCATATCCCAAATGCTATTAATATGCCGCACCGCGAAATGAATCTGGAAACGACACAACATTTGGACAAAGAGATTCTGTATGTAGTGTACTGTACCGGAATTGGCTGTAATGCTTCGACAAAAGGATCTTTGAACATGACCAAATTAGGATTCAAGGTTAAGGAACTAATTGGAGGACTGGAATGGTGGAAAATTGACGGTTTTTCAACAGAAGGCACAAAAGGTGTAAAAGAAGGATTAAAAGTGGAATGCGCTTGCTGA
- a CDS encoding LysR family transcriptional regulator, which translates to MEIRHLKLIKAIVEEGSITKAIDKLHLTQSALSHQLKEAEYQLGTAIFLRTNKKLVLTKAGKKIYEMANEILNKLSETESQIKQMVFGESGEIRISTECFSSYHWLPSVLKQFHLLYPNVELKIVTEATHIPLQKLLENTIDIAIVSDTIKDNHIKYTELFQDEMVMVVSDNHSWADKKYVIAEDFVNEHLIIHSLPLETVTIHQFLLAPAKISPKKITPMPLTEASLEMVKADMGVMSMAKWALQPHLKNNPIKAVKIGKNGLKRKHYVATRANENNPDYFQHFIHFLQNEINLQWNIQ; encoded by the coding sequence ATGGAAATTCGACATTTAAAACTGATAAAAGCAATTGTGGAAGAAGGCAGTATAACCAAAGCCATCGACAAACTTCATTTGACACAATCAGCTTTAAGCCATCAGCTCAAAGAAGCCGAATATCAATTGGGTACTGCCATTTTTTTAAGAACCAATAAAAAACTGGTTCTTACCAAAGCAGGTAAAAAAATCTATGAAATGGCCAATGAAATCCTGAACAAGCTTTCTGAAACTGAAAGTCAGATCAAGCAAATGGTTTTTGGAGAATCTGGCGAAATCCGAATTAGTACCGAATGTTTTTCGAGTTATCACTGGCTTCCGTCGGTTTTAAAACAGTTTCATCTTCTGTATCCCAATGTTGAGCTTAAAATCGTAACCGAAGCCACACATATTCCGTTACAGAAGCTTTTAGAAAACACTATCGATATTGCCATAGTAAGCGATACTATTAAAGATAATCATATCAAATACACCGAACTTTTTCAGGATGAAATGGTAATGGTTGTTTCTGATAATCATTCTTGGGCCGATAAAAAATATGTGATTGCCGAAGATTTCGTAAATGAACATCTCATAATTCATTCGTTGCCGCTTGAAACCGTTACCATTCACCAGTTTCTTTTGGCTCCAGCCAAAATTTCACCCAAAAAGATAACGCCAATGCCATTAACAGAAGCCTCTTTGGAAATGGTAAAAGCCGATATGGGGGTAATGTCGATGGCAAAATGGGCATTACAACCACATTTAAAAAATAATCCAATTAAAGCAGTTAAAATCGGAAAGAATGGTTTGAAACGGAAACATTATGTAGCAACAAGAGCCAACGAAAACAATCCTGATTATTTTCAGCATTTTATACATTTTCTACAAAACGAAATTAACCTCCAATGGAATATTCAATAA
- a CDS encoding GNAT family N-acetyltransferase: MEYSIRNCEVTDLPKLVILCQKHADFEKADFSPEGKEESLKKALFAENPKLHCLVVVVKNTIMGYVSYTFDFSTWDAANFLYMDCLFLEEEARSFGIGEVLIAKLKEIGIQNQCVNIQWQTPQFNKRAIKFYNRMGAKGKDKVRFTLTL, translated from the coding sequence ATGGAATATTCAATAAGAAACTGCGAAGTAACCGATTTACCTAAACTGGTAATACTATGTCAAAAACATGCCGATTTTGAAAAAGCCGACTTTTCTCCTGAAGGAAAAGAAGAAAGTTTGAAAAAAGCACTTTTCGCTGAAAATCCAAAACTTCATTGCCTGGTTGTTGTCGTAAAAAACACTATTATGGGATATGTTTCGTATACTTTTGACTTTTCAACTTGGGATGCAGCTAATTTTCTGTACATGGACTGTTTATTTTTAGAAGAAGAAGCACGAAGTTTTGGAATTGGTGAAGTCCTAATTGCTAAACTAAAAGAAATTGGAATCCAAAATCAATGTGTTAATATACAATGGCAGACTCCTCAGTTTAACAAAAGAGCCATTAAATTCTATAACAGAATGGGCGCAAAAGGAAAAGATAAAGTCCGATTTACTTTAACTTTGTAA